One Balaenoptera ricei isolate mBalRic1 chromosome 16, mBalRic1.hap2, whole genome shotgun sequence genomic window carries:
- the GGPS1 gene encoding geranylgeranyl pyrophosphate synthase isoform X1: MEKTQETAQRILLEPYKYLLQLPGKQVRTKLSQAFNHWLRVPEDKLQIIIEVTEMLHNASLLIDDIEDNSKLRRGFPVAHSIYGIPSVINSANYVYFLGLEKVLTLDHPDAVKLFTRQLLELHQGQGLDIYWRDNYTCPTEEEYKAMVLQKTGGLFGLAVGLMQLFSDYKEDLKPLLNTLGLFFQIRDDYANLHSKEYSENKSFCEDLTEGKFSFPTIHAIWSRPESTQVQNILRQRTENVDVKKYCVHYLENVGSFEYTRNTLKELESKAYEQIDACGGNPELVALVKHLSKMFKEENE, from the exons atggaGAAGACCCAAGAAACAGCCCAAAGAATTCTTCTAGAACCTTACAAGTATTTACTTCAGTTACCAG GTAAACAAGTGAGAACCAAACTTTCACAGGCGTTTAATCATTGGCTAAGAGTTCCAGAAGACAAGCTACAG ATTATCATTGAAGTGACGGAAATGTTGCATAATGCCAGTTTACTCATCGATGATATTGAAGACAACTCAAAACTCCGTCGTGGCTTTCCAGTGGCACACAGCATCTATGGAATTCCATCTGTCATCAATTCTGCcaattatgtatattttcttgGCCTAGAGAAAGTCTTAACCCTTGATCACCCAGATGCAGTAAAGCTTTTTACCCGCCAGCTTTTAGAACTCCATCAGGGACAAGGCCTGGATATCTACTGGAGGGATAATTACACTTGCCCCACTGAAGAAGAATATAAAGCAATGGTGCTGCAGAAGACAGGAGGACTATTTGGATTAGCAGTAGGTCTCATGCAGTTGTTCTCTGATTACAAAGAAGATTTAAAGCCACTACTGAATACACTTGGGCTCTTTTTCCAAATCAGGGATGATTATGCTAATCTACACTCCAAAGAATATAgtgaaaacaaaagcttttgtgAAGATCTAACAGAGGGAAAGTTCTCATTCCCTACTATTCATGCTATTTGGTCAAGGCCTGAAAGCACCCAGGTGCAGAATATCTTGCGCCAGAGAACCGAAAATGTAGATGTTAAAAAATACTGTGTACATTATCTTGAGAACGTAGGTTCTTTTGAATACACTCGGAATACTCTTAAAGAGCTTGAATCTAAAGCCTATGAACAAATCGATGCATGTGGTGGGAACCCTGAGCTAGTAGCTCTAGTAAAACACTTAAgtaaaatgttcaaagaagagAATGAATAA
- the GGPS1 gene encoding geranylgeranyl pyrophosphate synthase isoform X2: MEKTQETAQRILLEPYKYLLQLPGKQVRTKLSQAFNHWLRVPEDKLQIIIEVTEMLHNASLLIDDIEDNSKLRRGFPVAHSIYGIPSVINSANYVYFLGLEKVLTLDHPDAVKLFTRQLLELHQGQGLDIYWRDNYTCPTEEEYKAMVLQKTGGLFGLAPLEPSYILRHKRYEKKRP, from the exons atggaGAAGACCCAAGAAACAGCCCAAAGAATTCTTCTAGAACCTTACAAGTATTTACTTCAGTTACCAG GTAAACAAGTGAGAACCAAACTTTCACAGGCGTTTAATCATTGGCTAAGAGTTCCAGAAGACAAGCTACAG ATTATCATTGAAGTGACGGAAATGTTGCATAATGCCAGTTTACTCATCGATGATATTGAAGACAACTCAAAACTCCGTCGTGGCTTTCCAGTGGCACACAGCATCTATGGAATTCCATCTGTCATCAATTCTGCcaattatgtatattttcttgGCCTAGAGAAAGTCTTAACCCTTGATCACCCAGATGCAGTAAAGCTTTTTACCCGCCAGCTTTTAGAACTCCATCAGGGACAAGGCCTGGATATCTACTGGAGGGATAATTACACTTGCCCCACTGAAGAAGAATATAAAGCAATGGTGCTGCAGAAGACAGGAGGACTATTTGGATTAGCA CCCCTGGAGCCGTCTTACATCTTACGGCACAAGAGGTATGAAAAAAAGAGACCCTGA